In one Gopherus evgoodei ecotype Sinaloan lineage chromosome 1, rGopEvg1_v1.p, whole genome shotgun sequence genomic region, the following are encoded:
- the LOC115642620 gene encoding casein kinase I, translating to MELRVGNKYRLGRKIGSGSFGDIYLGANIATGEEVAIKLECVKTKHPQLHIESKFYKMMQGGVGIPSIKWCGAEGDYNVMVMELLGPSLEDLFNFCSRKFSLKTVLLLADQMISRIEYIHSKNFIHRDVKPDNFLMGLGKKGNLVYIIDFGLAKKYRDARTHQHIPYRENKNLTGTARYASINTHLGIEQSRRDDLESLGYVLMYFNLGSLPWQGLKAATKRQKYERISEKKMSTPIEVLCKGYPSEFSTYLNFCRSLRFDDKPDYSYLRQLFRNLFHRQGFSYDYVFDWNMLKFGAARNPEDMDRERREHEREERMGQLRGSATRALPPGPPAGATANRLRNVAEPMASTPASRIQQSGNTSPRAISRVDRERKVSMRLHRGAPANVSSSDLTGRQEVSRISASQTSVPFDHLGK from the exons ATGGAGCTCCGAGTGGGGAACAAGTATCGTCTGGGCCGAAAGATTGGCAGTGGTTCCTTTGGAGACATTTACCTGG GTGCCAATATTGCCACTGGGGAAGAAGTTGCCATCAAATTGGAATGTGTCAAAACCAAGCACCCCCAGCTCCACATCGAGAGCAAGTTCTACAAAATGATGCAGGGAGGAG TTGGTATTCCCTCCATTAAGTGGTGTGGGGCAGAGGGTGACTATAATGTGATGGTGATGGAGCTCCTGGGACCCAGCCTGGAGGATCTCTTCAATTTCTGCTCCCGCAAGTTCAGTCTCAAGACTGTTCTGCTCCTGGCAGACCAGATG ATCAGTCGTATAGAGTACATTCATTCCAAGAACTTCATCCACCGGGATGTGAAGCCAGACAATTTCCTCATGGGGCTTGGCAAGAAGGGCAACCTTGTGTACATCATCGACTTTGGCCTGGCCAAGAAGTACCGAGACGCCCGGACCCACCAGCACATCCCATACCGGGAAAACAAGAACCTGACTGGCACAGCCCGCTATGCCTCCATCAACACCCACTTGGGAATTG aACAAAGTCGCCGTGATGATCTGGAGAGCTTGGGCTATGTGCTCATGTACTTCAACCTGGGTTCGCTGCCCTGGCAGGGCCTCAAGGCTGCCACCAAGCGCCAAAAGTATGAGCGTATCAGCGAGAAGAAGATGTCAACACCCATTGAGGTGCTCTGCAAAGGGTACCCTT CTGAGTTTTCCACATACCTCAATTTCTGCCGCTCACTGCGGTTTGATGACAAACCCGACTACTCGTACCTGCGGCAGCTCTTCCGTAACCTCTTCCACCGCCAGGGCTTCTCCTACGACTATGTCTTCGACTGGAACATGCTCAAATTT GGAGCAGCCCGAAACCCTGAGGACATGGATCGGGAGCGGCGAGAGCACGAGCGAGAAGAGAGGATGGGGCAACTCCGGGGTTCTGCCACACGGGCACTGCCACCCGGCCCCCCTGCTGGAGCCACAGCCAACCGTCTTCGCAACGTTGCGGAGCCCATGGCCTCCACACCCGCCTCCAGAATCCAGCAGTCCG GAAACACGTCCCCCAGGGCAATCTCCCGAGTGGACAGGGAGCGGAAGGTCAGCATGAGGTTACACAGGGGAGCTCCTGCCAACGTCTCTTCCTCCGACCTCACAGGGCGGCAAGAGGTGTCACGGATTTCAGCGTCACAG ACGAGCGTGCCATTTGATCACCTTGGGAAGTGA